A part of Apteryx mantelli isolate bAptMan1 unplaced genomic scaffold, bAptMan1.hap1 HAP1_SCAFFOLD_416, whole genome shotgun sequence genomic DNA contains:
- the TMEM107 gene encoding transmembrane protein 107, producing the protein MASLGVLVPARFLALTAHLVAVLTILWAREPHVLASLPLEFAPEEYARADTELLVALGTTVALLALELGGFFAGVSMFHPPQALLSATAHGGATLALGFFLFERWGCGAYWGVLGAGSVLPAATELLLLVVVLGCKRKRL; encoded by the exons ATGGCGtcgctgggggtcctggtgccgGCCCGGTTCCTGGCCCTCACGGCCCATCTCGTCGCCGTCCTCACCATCCTCTGGGCCCGG gagccccacGTCCTGGCTTCGCTGCCGCTGGAGTTCGCGCCGGAGGAGTACGCCCGGGCGGACACCGA gctgctggTGGCGCTGGGGACGACGgtggcgctgctggcgctggagCTCGGCGGCTTCTTCGCCGGCGTCTCCATGTTCCACccgccccaggccctgctct CGGCGACGGCTCACGGCGGCGCCACCTTGGCCCTCGGCTTCTTCCTCTTCGAGCGCTGGGGCTGCGGCGCCTACTGGGGCGTCCTGGGCGCCGGCAG CGTCCTCCCGGCCGCCACCGAGCTCCTGCTGCTGGTCGTCGTCTTGGGGTGCAAGAGGAAAAGGCTGTGA
- the LOC136996570 gene encoding LOW QUALITY PROTEIN: salivary acidic proline-rich phosphoprotein 1/2-like (The sequence of the model RefSeq protein was modified relative to this genomic sequence to represent the inferred CDS: substituted 1 base at 1 genomic stop codon): KTGTPPNRDTPKPGHPQTGTPPNRDTPQPGTPQTQGHPQTGDTPEPGHPKQGHRETGDTPEPCTPKTGTPQNPGTPLNTGHPRTGTPQNPGTLQKQGHPEPRDTPKTETPPNWHPQSQDTPKMGTPQNQGHPRAQGHPQPGHPQTGAPPNWGHPXTQGTPKLGHPQNQGTPEAGDTPKPGGTQKTGTPRNLGFPACSQGSEGGRFLGSLLGIWGALGGGFGGGF, translated from the exons AAAACGGGGACACCCCCGAACCGGGACACCCCAAAACCGGGACACCCCCAAACCGGGACACCCCCCAACCGGGACACCCCCCAACCGGggacaccccaaaccca GGGACACCCCCAAACTGGGGACACCCCCGAACCGGGACACCCCAAACAGGGACACCGCGAAACAGGGGACACCCCTGAACCGTGCACCCCCAAAACCGGGACACCCCAAAACCCAGGGACACCCCTGAACACAGGACACCCCCGAACCGGGACACCCCAAAACCCAGGGACACTCCAAAAACAGGGACACCCTGAACCCAGGGACACCCCAAAAACGGAGACACCCCCGAACTGGCACCCCCAAAGCCAAGACACCCCAAAAATGGGGACACCCCAAAACCAGGGACACCCCCGAGCCCAGGGACACCCCCAACCAGGACACCCCCAAACCGGGGCACCCCCCAACTGGGGACACCCCTGAACACAGGGCACCCCAAAACTGGGACACCCCCAAAACCAGGGCACCCCTGAAGCTGGggacaccccaaaacctgggggCACCCAGAAAACAGGGACACCCCGAAACCTGGGCTTTCCAGCCTGTTCCCAGGGATCTGAGGGGGGCAGATTTTTGGGGTCCCTCCTAGGGatttggggggctctggggggg ggatttggggggggcttTTAG